A stretch of Pseudolysobacter antarcticus DNA encodes these proteins:
- a CDS encoding glycosyltransferase: MLAVLIINYRTAQACITCLDALLAQIDAGTRVLLLENGSGDSDKNTLIEYATLHADQIEIEISASNLGFAGGMNLLLERALRDARIDSVLLLNSDTRPIAGFLPAMQRLLNPATRCEMIAARLLRPDDDAIDSLGITLYRSTLASNRKREDEILLGPTGGCALLSRRLLEDLHSTHGEYFDTDFFCYAEDTDLVLRARWLGYQPAYATDALVYHSGSLSSGGAGSDFVLYHGIRNSLWWLIKNAPPGWLLRSLPWFVVLHAGICLRHLRRGRMRVLWRLYRDACRGVPAMRKKRALIRAARRVPASDFSRWVEPRFYERDYVRRAWFELWRKLG; this comes from the coding sequence GTGCTCGCCGTACTGATCATCAACTATCGCACAGCGCAGGCATGCATCACCTGCCTGGATGCCTTGCTCGCGCAAATCGATGCCGGCACGCGCGTGTTGTTGTTGGAAAACGGCTCGGGCGATAGCGACAAAAATACGCTGATCGAATACGCCACGTTGCACGCGGATCAAATCGAAATTGAAATCAGCGCGAGCAATCTCGGTTTTGCCGGCGGCATGAATCTGCTGCTCGAACGTGCACTGCGCGATGCGCGCATCGACAGCGTGCTTTTGCTCAATAGCGATACACGACCGATCGCGGGATTTCTGCCAGCGATGCAGCGTTTGCTGAATCCGGCCACACGTTGCGAAATGATCGCGGCACGTTTGCTGCGCCCCGACGACGATGCGATCGACAGCCTCGGCATCACCTTGTATCGATCAACGCTTGCCTCGAACCGCAAGCGCGAGGATGAAATCCTGCTCGGCCCGACCGGCGGCTGTGCGTTACTGTCACGCCGCCTGCTGGAAGATCTGCACAGTACGCATGGCGAATATTTCGACACCGATTTTTTTTGCTACGCCGAAGATACCGACCTCGTGCTTCGCGCGCGCTGGCTCGGTTATCAGCCGGCCTACGCGACCGATGCGCTGGTGTATCACAGCGGCTCGTTATCGTCGGGCGGCGCCGGCAGCGATTTTGTGTTGTATCACGGCATCCGCAATTCTTTGTGGTGGCTGATCAAGAACGCACCGCCGGGATGGTTGCTGCGATCGCTGCCGTGGTTCGTCGTGCTGCACGCCGGTATCTGTCTGCGCCATCTGCGCCGCGGTCGCATGCGCGTGCTGTGGCGCCTGTATCGCGATGCATGCCGCGGCGTGCCGGCGATGCGCAAAAAACGCGCGCTGATACGCGCTGCACGAAGAGTACCAGCCAGCGATTTTTCGCGGTGGGTGGAACCGCGTTTTTACGAGCGCGATTATGTGCGACGCGCGTGGTTCGAGCTTTGGCGCAAACTGGGCTGA
- a CDS encoding trans-sulfuration enzyme family protein: MKKQSKNSAHGLGTRAIHAGQSPDPSTGAIMTPIYATSTYVQSSPGVHQGYEYSRTQNPTRMAYERCVADLEGGSAGFAFASGLAGAATVLDLLDAGDHIIAMDDLYGGTYRLFERVRKRSAGLDFSFIDLNDRAALKAALKPNTRMIWAETPTNPMLKLVDLKMLGEFAKKHGLILVVDNTFCSPMLQRPIEHGAHLVLHSATKYLNGHSDMVGGIVVANDQEMAERMGFLQNSVGAVGGPFDSFLAMRGLKTLHLRMRAHCAGAGELASWLEKHPAIEKVIYPGLKSHPQHALAKRQMDGFGGIISAEVKGGLKKSRRMLERCHLFALAESLGGVESLIEHPAIMTHASVPAANRKRLGISDGLIRLSVGVEDIADLRAELDAALS, translated from the coding sequence ATGAAAAAACAATCCAAGAATTCTGCGCATGGTCTCGGTACGCGTGCGATCCACGCCGGGCAAAGTCCCGATCCGTCGACCGGCGCGATCATGACCCCGATCTACGCCACCTCGACGTATGTGCAATCGAGTCCCGGTGTGCATCAGGGTTACGAATATTCGCGCACGCAAAATCCAACACGCATGGCGTATGAGCGTTGCGTCGCTGATCTCGAAGGCGGCAGCGCGGGTTTTGCCTTTGCCTCGGGTTTGGCGGGCGCGGCGACCGTGCTCGATCTGCTCGATGCTGGTGATCACATCATTGCGATGGACGATCTGTATGGCGGCACTTACCGCTTGTTCGAGCGTGTACGCAAACGCAGCGCCGGGCTAGATTTCAGCTTCATCGATCTGAACGATCGTGCGGCCTTGAAAGCCGCGCTGAAACCGAATACGCGCATGATCTGGGCGGAGACGCCGACCAATCCGATGCTCAAGCTGGTCGATCTGAAAATGCTTGGCGAGTTCGCAAAAAAACACGGCCTGATTCTTGTCGTCGACAACACCTTCTGCTCGCCGATGCTGCAGCGGCCGATCGAACACGGCGCGCATCTGGTGCTGCATTCGGCGACCAAATATCTCAACGGACATTCCGACATGGTCGGCGGCATCGTGGTTGCCAACGATCAGGAAATGGCCGAGCGCATGGGCTTCTTGCAGAACTCGGTCGGCGCTGTAGGCGGGCCGTTTGATTCGTTCCTCGCGATGCGCGGCCTCAAAACCTTGCACCTGCGCATGCGCGCACATTGTGCTGGCGCGGGCGAACTCGCGAGCTGGCTGGAGAAACATCCGGCGATCGAAAAAGTGATTTATCCGGGCCTCAAATCGCATCCGCAACACGCGCTGGCAAAACGCCAGATGGATGGTTTTGGCGGCATCATCAGCGCCGAGGTAAAGGGCGGGTTGAAAAAATCACGGCGCATGCTCGAGCGTTGCCACTTGTTCGCGCTGGCCGAATCGCTCGGCGGCGTCGAGAGCTTGATCGAGCATCCGGCAATCATGACGCACGCATCCGTGCCGGCCGCAAACCGCAAGCGTCTGGGCATCAGCGATGGACTGATCCGGCTTTCGGTGGGTGTCGAGGATATCGCCGATCTGCGCGCCGAACTGGATGCCGCGCTGAGCTGA
- a CDS encoding phytanoyl-CoA dioxygenase family protein: MKFSPVTPSPAVDIRDIQVFRAENFPPSNQLPWLDRPDWRVQVESLLQRGEISTEQAELCSHWAENGYVIVPKMFSDAMLDTAWRRYESLIAQQVLVPVEDYDPSSENTLPGRVLNPHFKVSEFDAILRDTAAADLVSLLLGVTSLPFQTIAGHKGSQQLAHSDSIHMTTYPQGYLVANWIAFEDIAPDSGPLEFYPGSHRLPYVYTRECGIGLDEGRASYMSYHTKYETRVQRDIAENGLAPSYFHANKGDVFFWHANLLHGGSRIKNMRSSRRALVCHYFAEGCVCYHDYTGSPNHLLEFPLLERAQFNGADYLRLNPDVAAAGVDAYTHYLEFGFREKRRVR; encoded by the coding sequence ATGAAATTCAGTCCTGTCACTCCGAGCCCGGCTGTCGATATCCGCGATATCCAGGTATTCCGTGCCGAGAATTTTCCGCCGTCGAATCAGCTGCCGTGGCTGGATCGACCGGATTGGCGTGTGCAGGTCGAGTCGCTTTTGCAGCGCGGCGAAATCAGCACCGAGCAGGCCGAGTTGTGCAGCCATTGGGCTGAGAACGGTTATGTCATCGTGCCGAAAATGTTCTCGGATGCGATGCTGGACACGGCGTGGCGCCGCTACGAAAGCCTGATTGCGCAGCAGGTTTTGGTGCCGGTCGAGGATTACGATCCGAGCAGCGAAAACACCTTGCCTGGGCGTGTGCTGAATCCGCATTTCAAGGTGTCCGAGTTCGATGCGATCCTGCGCGATACTGCCGCTGCGGATCTGGTTTCGTTGCTGCTCGGTGTCACCAGTCTGCCGTTCCAGACTATTGCCGGACACAAGGGCAGCCAGCAGCTCGCGCACTCCGATTCGATCCACATGACCACGTATCCGCAAGGTTATCTCGTGGCGAACTGGATTGCGTTCGAGGACATCGCGCCGGACTCCGGCCCGCTCGAATTTTATCCGGGCAGCCATCGCTTGCCGTACGTGTATACGCGCGAGTGCGGCATCGGTCTTGATGAAGGCCGCGCGAGTTACATGTCGTATCACACGAAATACGAAACGCGCGTGCAGCGCGATATCGCCGAAAACGGACTCGCGCCATCGTACTTTCATGCCAACAAAGGCGACGTGTTTTTCTGGCATGCCAACTTGCTGCACGGCGGTTCGCGCATCAAGAACATGCGCAGTTCGCGGCGTGCGCTGGTCTGCCATTATTTTGCCGAAGGCTGCGTCTGTTACCACGACTACACCGGCTCACCGAATCATCTGCTCGAATTTCCGCTGCTGGAACGCGCGCAATTCAACGGAGCGGATTATCTGCGTTTGAATCCCGATGTCGCGGCGGCAGGCGTTGATGCTTATACCCATTATCTGGAATTTGGTTTTCGCGAAAAAAGGCGTGTCCGATGA
- a CDS encoding pyridoxal-phosphate dependent enzyme — protein MTIHQSVLELIGNTPIVQAQQLDTGLCELFFKLENNNPGGSIKDRIGMSMIGGAEAAGLIKPGDTLVEGTAGNTGIGLALVAQQKGYKLILVVPDKMSREKIFNLKAMGAEVVLTRSDVAKGHPQYYQDLAERIARETPGAYFINQFGNPDNPRAHEQVTGPEILAQMEGKLDAIVFGCGSSGTMSGLSRCFAEHAPNVEMILADPVGSILTQYINEGTLSTKSASWMVEGIGEDFLPPISDFTRVKKAYAITDKESFLAGRELLAKEGILGGSSSGTLLAAALKYCREQTTAKRVLMFVCDTGNKYLSKMYNDYWMLDNGFIERETYGDLRDLILRPYSQRDTVVVGPGEPLTTAYQRMKLYDVSQLPVMDGDQIVGIIDESDLLLHVYGDESRFRDPVSTAMVSTLKKLDVKSAIESLLPVFDAGHVAIVSDGERFLGLITRIDLLNYLRRRVQ, from the coding sequence ATGACTATTCATCAAAGCGTACTCGAACTGATCGGCAACACGCCGATCGTGCAGGCCCAGCAGCTGGACACCGGATTGTGCGAGCTGTTCTTCAAGCTCGAAAACAATAATCCGGGCGGCTCGATCAAGGATCGCATCGGCATGTCGATGATCGGCGGCGCCGAAGCGGCAGGCTTGATCAAGCCGGGCGATACGCTGGTCGAAGGCACCGCCGGCAATACCGGCATCGGCCTCGCCCTGGTCGCGCAGCAGAAGGGCTACAAGCTGATTCTGGTCGTGCCGGACAAGATGAGCCGCGAGAAAATTTTCAACCTCAAGGCGATGGGCGCGGAAGTTGTGCTGACGCGCTCGGATGTTGCCAAGGGGCATCCGCAGTATTACCAGGATCTGGCCGAACGCATTGCGCGCGAAACGCCCGGCGCGTACTTCATCAACCAGTTCGGCAATCCCGATAATCCGCGTGCGCACGAGCAGGTAACCGGCCCGGAAATTCTGGCGCAGATGGAAGGCAAGCTCGACGCGATCGTGTTCGGTTGCGGATCGAGCGGCACGATGAGCGGACTGTCGCGCTGTTTCGCCGAACACGCGCCGAATGTCGAGATGATCCTCGCCGATCCGGTCGGTTCGATCCTTACGCAATACATCAACGAAGGCACGTTGTCGACCAAGTCTGCGAGCTGGATGGTGGAAGGCATCGGCGAAGATTTCCTGCCGCCGATCAGCGACTTCACGCGCGTCAAAAAAGCCTACGCGATTACCGACAAGGAAAGTTTTCTCGCCGGCCGCGAGCTTCTGGCGAAGGAAGGTATTCTCGGTGGATCGTCGTCCGGCACCTTGCTCGCCGCCGCGCTGAAATATTGCCGCGAACAGACCACAGCAAAACGCGTGCTGATGTTCGTCTGCGACACCGGCAACAAATATCTGTCGAAGATGTATAACGATTACTGGATGCTCGACAACGGCTTTATCGAGCGCGAAACGTATGGCGATCTGCGCGACCTGATTTTGCGCCCCTACTCACAGCGCGACACCGTTGTGGTCGGCCCGGGCGAGCCGCTCACCACGGCGTACCAGCGCATGAAACTGTATGACGTTTCGCAGCTGCCAGTGATGGATGGCGACCAGATTGTCGGCATCATCGACGAGTCGGATTTGCTGTTGCATGTTTATGGCGACGAATCGCGGTTCCGCGATCCGGTGTCCACCGCGATGGTCAGCACGTTGAAAAAGCTCGATGTGAAATCGGCGATCGAATCATTGCTGCCGGTATTCGACGCCGGCCACGTCGCGATCGTTAGCGACGGCGAACGATTCCTTGGCTTGATCACACGCATCGACCTGCTGAACTATTTGCGTCGGCGCGTACAATAG
- a CDS encoding YdcH family protein produces MFEDQQTEIEPLMKSNTEFRTLYHRHKDLDNKARDADLGVLPIDATTLHNMKKEKLITKQRLLNLWALYRPL; encoded by the coding sequence ATGTTTGAAGATCAACAGACCGAAATCGAACCGTTGATGAAGAGCAATACCGAATTTCGCACGCTTTATCACCGCCATAAGGATCTGGATAACAAGGCGCGTGACGCCGATCTCGGCGTGCTGCCGATTGACGCTACGACGCTGCACAACATGAAGAAAGAAAAGCTCATCACCAAGCAGCGCTTATTGAATCTGTGGGCGTTGTACCGACCGCTGTGA
- a CDS encoding IS5 family transposase (programmed frameshift) yields MRSTYPSDISRAQFEQIHPLLESARKKTSPRRVDLYEVFCAVRYLLKSGCQWRMLPTEFPKWRTVHSYFSIWSEPDENGISLLERALKKNQVGAVRIKQGRNAMTSFLIVDAQSVKNTDTATHKGYDAGKKVSGIKRHIAVDTQGLPHAIAVTTAEVTDRKGALQAMDRCQANLHRVQSVLADGGYVGQPFAEAVQGAIGATVQIAQRNELHTFAVIPKRWVVERSFAWLEKCRRLWKNCERKLNTSLQFIHLAFLTLLLKRL; encoded by the exons ATGAGATCAACCTATCCGAGTGACATCAGTCGCGCCCAGTTTGAGCAAATTCATCCTTTGCTGGAAAGCGCACGCAAGAAGACCAGCCCGCGTCGGGTGGATCTGTACGAGGTATTTTGCGCGGTCCGCTACCTCCTCAAAAGCGGCTGCCAGTGGCGCATGCTGCCCACGGAGTTTCCGAAATGGCGAACGGTGCATTCGTACTTTTCGATCTGGAGCGAGCCTGACGAGAACGGCATCAGCCTGCTGGAGCGGGCGTTAAA AAAAAATCAGGTGGGCGCGGTGCGTATCAAGCAGGGGCGCAACGCCATGACGAGCTTCTTGATCGTTGATGCACAAAGCGTAAAGAACACCGACACGGCGACGCATAAGGGCTACGATGCCGGCAAGAAGGTCTCGGGGATCAAGCGGCATATTGCCGTGGATACGCAGGGACTGCCTCACGCTATTGCGGTGACTACAGCGGAAGTCACCGATCGCAAGGGCGCCTTGCAGGCGATGGATCGATGTCAGGCAAACCTACATCGGGTACAAAGTGTCCTAGCGGATGGCGGCTACGTCGGCCAGCCCTTTGCCGAAGCGGTCCAAGGCGCCATCGGTGCCACCGTGCAGATCGCCCAACGCAATGAATTGCATACCTTCGCCGTTATCCCGAAGCGGTGGGTGGTCGAGCGCTCCTTCGCCTGGTTGGAGAAATGCCGACGACTCTGGAAGAACTGCGAGCGCAAGCTCAATACCAGCCTCCAGTTCATTCACCTTGCCTTCCTCACGCTACTGCTCAAAAGACTTTGA
- a CDS encoding OmpA family protein — translation MKTFNARHLACLSLLSLNLGFGSMAFAAKTDLDYQRLRASLDELHNDPSLGSFATAEQTLARQAVDALLLGGDAKTRTHLIYIAERRIDIASVAAQTEAEQTKLTQLEREHDKIMLQASQREAATARMDAEKQRIIGLAQAEEADRLRAEAEVSAQEAEASRLEVDQAKRVAKAKDTESSAGRKEAELELALMRSRLDNLLITQGPRGPQVRLDDLAFSGGGLKPDAKKHLQKLVQFANQNAGKSIRIEGYVDNKTAASVAQKRAESVRDALVGAGVAASRMSVSGMGAEQPLVANDSDEHRAQNRRVLVIAENNGG, via the coding sequence ATGAAAACATTCAACGCACGTCACCTTGCCTGTTTGAGTCTGCTGAGCCTTAATCTGGGCTTCGGCTCGATGGCGTTTGCCGCCAAGACCGACTTGGATTACCAGCGGCTGCGCGCCAGCCTGGACGAATTGCATAACGATCCAAGCCTCGGCTCATTTGCCACGGCCGAGCAGACTCTGGCACGCCAAGCGGTGGATGCCTTGCTGCTCGGCGGCGATGCAAAAACTCGCACTCACCTGATCTACATCGCCGAACGACGCATCGATATCGCGAGCGTGGCCGCGCAGACCGAAGCCGAGCAGACCAAGCTCACCCAGCTCGAACGCGAGCACGACAAAATCATGTTGCAGGCCAGCCAGCGCGAGGCTGCCACGGCACGAATGGATGCTGAAAAACAACGCATCATCGGGCTGGCTCAGGCTGAAGAAGCAGACCGCTTGCGTGCCGAAGCCGAAGTAAGTGCGCAAGAGGCTGAAGCATCGCGGCTTGAGGTCGATCAGGCGAAACGAGTCGCCAAAGCCAAGGACACTGAATCCAGCGCAGGACGCAAGGAAGCCGAGCTTGAGCTGGCTTTGATGCGCTCGCGTCTGGACAATCTGTTGATCACGCAAGGGCCGCGTGGCCCGCAAGTGCGGCTGGACGATCTCGCGTTCAGCGGCGGCGGACTCAAACCCGATGCGAAAAAGCATCTGCAGAAACTGGTGCAATTCGCTAACCAGAATGCCGGCAAGTCGATTCGCATTGAAGGCTATGTCGACAACAAGACCGCAGCTTCCGTCGCGCAAAAACGCGCCGAATCGGTGCGCGATGCGCTAGTCGGCGCGGGTGTCGCGGCCTCGCGCATGAGCGTATCCGGCATGGGTGCTGAACAACCGCTGGTGGCAAACGATAGCGATGAGCATCGCGCGCAGAATCGGCGCGTATTGGTCATTGCTGAAAATAACGGTGGCTGA
- a CDS encoding DUF4398 domain-containing protein, with the protein MQTTAGSGVPHETGNIFTPMRHCQGRRRFGQYRHVGTPCADAMKHMPPVKKILYPCCTFLLLTLVACEQTKPPITDMDNAARSLQSARAAGAGTYAPLEIRFAEERLNQARIAMDKHDFIAAQRVAEESSVTSDLARTKVRLAKVREQVEARSRENTHLREDLLAPTTTEEAPQQ; encoded by the coding sequence TTGCAGACGACGGCAGGATCGGGAGTACCTCATGAGACCGGAAATATCTTTACGCCAATGCGCCATTGCCAAGGCCGCCGCAGGTTCGGACAATACCGTCATGTTGGCACCCCCTGTGCCGACGCCATGAAGCATATGCCACCTGTGAAAAAAATACTCTACCCTTGCTGCACATTTCTGCTGCTGACTTTGGTCGCATGCGAGCAGACCAAACCGCCGATTACCGATATGGACAACGCCGCGCGCTCGTTGCAGTCAGCGCGCGCCGCCGGTGCCGGGACCTATGCGCCGCTGGAAATACGCTTCGCCGAGGAGCGTCTGAATCAAGCGCGAATCGCGATGGACAAGCATGATTTTATTGCCGCTCAACGGGTTGCGGAAGAATCCAGCGTCACCAGCGATCTCGCGCGAACCAAGGTGCGATTGGCGAAGGTACGCGAACAGGTCGAAGCGCGCAGTCGCGAAAACACCCATTTGCGCGAGGATCTACTGGCGCCGACCACCACCGAGGAGGCGCCGCAACAATGA
- a CDS encoding PilT/PilU family type 4a pilus ATPase, whose protein sequence is MDIGYFLKLMADKGASDLFLTTGAPVGMKVEGKHFPLGNTGLPNGMVKKIAYALMDEGQVPIFERELELNLAIALKDIGRFRVNVFKQRGEVGMVIRAIKSDVPTVDALRLPALFKKLILEPRGLILVVGATGSGKSTTLAAMLDHRNENVAGHILTIEDPIEYLHRHKKSIVNQREVGFDTHSYHTALKNAMREAPDVIMIGEIRDTETMEAAISFSETGHLCLATLHSNNADQTLDRILNFFPESAHRNVLMNLSLNLRAVLSQRLVTGLDGRRIPAAEVLLNSPLIRDMIRRGQVHEIKDAMDRSLSEGMQTFDQALYTLYKTGRISHDEALNHADSRDGLALKIRLAADSGSTVQDPYDVTSY, encoded by the coding sequence ATGGATATTGGTTATTTCCTCAAGTTAATGGCCGACAAGGGCGCATCCGATCTGTTTCTGACCACCGGCGCGCCGGTTGGCATGAAGGTCGAGGGCAAACATTTCCCGCTCGGCAATACCGGCCTGCCGAATGGCATGGTCAAGAAAATCGCCTACGCGTTGATGGATGAAGGCCAGGTACCGATCTTCGAGCGCGAGCTGGAATTGAACCTCGCGATTGCGCTGAAAGACATCGGCCGCTTCCGCGTCAACGTGTTCAAGCAGCGCGGTGAAGTCGGCATGGTGATCCGCGCGATCAAGAGCGACGTGCCAACCGTCGATGCGCTGCGTCTGCCGGCGCTGTTCAAGAAATTGATCCTCGAACCGCGCGGCCTGATCCTCGTCGTCGGCGCCACCGGCTCGGGTAAATCCACCACGCTCGCGGCGATGCTTGATCATCGCAACGAAAATGTCGCCGGTCACATCCTCACGATCGAGGATCCGATCGAGTACCTGCATCGCCACAAAAAATCCATCGTCAATCAGCGCGAAGTGGGTTTCGATACGCACAGCTATCACACCGCCCTGAAGAACGCGATGCGCGAGGCGCCGGACGTGATCATGATCGGCGAAATCCGCGATACCGAAACCATGGAAGCGGCGATTTCGTTTTCCGAAACCGGTCACTTGTGTCTGGCGACATTGCACTCGAACAACGCCGACCAAACGCTGGATCGCATTCTCAACTTCTTCCCGGAATCGGCCCATCGCAACGTGCTCATGAACCTGTCGCTGAACCTGCGCGCTGTGTTGTCGCAACGTCTGGTAACGGGTCTGGATGGACGTCGCATACCGGCGGCGGAAGTGCTGCTGAATTCGCCGCTGATCCGCGACATGATTCGCCGCGGCCAGGTGCATGAGATCAAGGATGCAATGGATCGCAGTTTGTCCGAAGGCATGCAGACCTTCGATCAGGCCTTGTACACGCTGTACAAGACCGGACGCATCAGCCACGACGAGGCGCTCAACCACGCCGACTCGCGCGACGGTCTGGCATTGAAAATCCGCCTCGCCGCCGACAGCGGTTCAACCGTGCAGGATCCGTACGACGTCACCAGCTACTGA
- the maiA gene encoding maleylacetoacetate isomerase, translating to MKSGLTLFGYWRSSAVYRVRIALNLKGLEYRNLPVHLIENGGEQHKPEFRALNPQELIPVLQDGQRVIRQSLAIIEYLEESFAGPRLLPVDPRDRAHVRAIALAIACDIHPLNNLRVLQYLDRDLGVEPAGRDRWVQHWLSKGLSAIEALLSDDDVVGAYCHGDMPGLADAFLIPQIYNAQRFSVDMTPFPQLQKIYANCLVLPAFERAKPENQPDAPKP from the coding sequence ATGAAATCCGGACTCACTCTTTTCGGTTATTGGCGTTCGAGCGCGGTTTATCGTGTGCGCATCGCGTTGAATCTCAAAGGTCTCGAATACCGCAACTTGCCGGTGCATCTGATCGAGAACGGCGGCGAACAGCACAAACCAGAATTCCGTGCGCTGAATCCGCAGGAGCTGATTCCGGTATTGCAGGACGGCCAGCGTGTGATCCGCCAGTCGCTCGCGATCATCGAATATCTCGAAGAAAGTTTTGCCGGACCGCGCCTGCTGCCGGTCGATCCGCGCGACCGTGCGCATGTGCGTGCCATCGCGTTGGCGATTGCCTGCGATATCCATCCGCTCAACAATCTGCGCGTGTTGCAATATCTGGATCGCGATCTCGGTGTTGAACCGGCCGGACGTGATCGCTGGGTGCAGCACTGGCTGAGCAAAGGTCTTTCGGCGATTGAGGCTTTGCTCAGCGACGATGATGTCGTCGGCGCGTATTGTCACGGCGATATGCCGGGCCTGGCCGATGCGTTTCTGATCCCGCAAATCTACAACGCACAACGGTTTTCGGTCGATATGACGCCGTTCCCGCAGTTGCAGAAGATTTACGCGAATTGTCTCGTGCTGCCCGCGTTCGAACGCGCGAAGCCGGAAAACCAGCCGGATGCGCCGAAACCCTGA
- a CDS encoding fumarylacetoacetate hydrolase family protein, translating into MKLASLKQGGRDGTLIVVSRDLTRAVRASDIATTLQAALENWDDTAPRLNALSEVLNAEGDWPQHFNAGEKPFDLDIAALAAPLPRAYEFVDGSAYLPHVERVRRARNAEVPASFYVDPLMYQATSAGFLGPHDPVLVTSEDYGIDLEAEVLVITDDVPMAVTPEQAASHIQLIGLLNDVSLRNLIPNELAKGFGFVQSKPRSALSPVFVTPDELGAAWLDSKVHLPLLSHINGVWFGAPEAGNDMQFSFAELVAHVAKTRPLGAGTIVGSGTIANQDTSLGASCLAEKRTLEVLDGGKPTTPFLKFGDCVRIEMLDRDGASIFGAIEQCVTQYNPAK; encoded by the coding sequence ATGAAACTCGCTTCACTCAAACAAGGTGGCCGCGACGGCACGCTGATCGTGGTCAGTCGCGATCTCACACGCGCCGTGCGCGCGAGCGATATCGCGACAACGCTGCAGGCCGCGCTGGAAAACTGGGACGACACCGCGCCGCGACTGAATGCATTGTCCGAAGTGCTGAACGCCGAGGGTGATTGGCCGCAACATTTTAATGCCGGCGAAAAACCTTTCGATCTGGATATCGCGGCACTCGCCGCGCCGCTGCCGCGCGCTTACGAGTTCGTCGACGGCAGCGCGTATCTGCCGCATGTCGAACGCGTGCGGCGTGCGCGTAACGCCGAAGTGCCGGCGAGTTTCTACGTCGATCCGCTGATGTATCAGGCGACCAGTGCAGGGTTTCTCGGACCGCACGATCCGGTGCTGGTGACCAGTGAAGACTACGGTATCGACCTCGAAGCCGAAGTGCTGGTTATCACCGACGACGTGCCGATGGCGGTCACGCCAGAGCAAGCCGCGTCTCACATTCAGCTGATCGGTTTGCTCAACGATGTATCGCTGCGCAATTTGATTCCGAACGAACTCGCGAAAGGCTTCGGTTTTGTGCAGTCCAAGCCGCGCTCGGCATTGTCACCGGTGTTTGTGACGCCCGATGAACTCGGCGCGGCATGGCTCGACAGCAAGGTGCATTTGCCGTTGCTGAGTCACATCAATGGTGTCTGGTTCGGCGCGCCGGAAGCTGGCAATGACATGCAATTCAGTTTTGCCGAACTGGTCGCGCATGTGGCGAAAACGCGTCCGCTCGGTGCGGGTACGATCGTCGGTTCCGGCACGATTGCGAATCAGGATACGAGTCTCGGCGCATCGTGCCTCGCCGAAAAACGCACGCTCGAAGTGCTCGACGGCGGCAAGCCGACCACGCCGTTTCTGAAATTCGGCGACTGCGTGCGTATCGAAATGCTGGACCGTGATGGTGCAAGTATTTTCGGTGCGATCGAACAGTGCGTCACGCAATATAATCCCGCGAAATAA